Proteins encoded by one window of Primulina huaijiensis isolate GDHJ02 chromosome 1, ASM1229523v2, whole genome shotgun sequence:
- the LOC140961419 gene encoding protein LURP-one-related 6-like: MADKPGGGMMMMMPIVSKEYCSPDEVVRAVRRRPNVPNGGGFVVADCGQRVVFKVDGCGILGKKEKMILKDGEGNDLLLLRRKGAIIEALSITRQWKGFTRDFLGSRKLVFTLKEPNSCFSKNTPIRISAESTEFSTYRNLEIMGDFQERSCTIVGSKGDVIAQVGVKEEVEQVLSSRDLYHVRIKAGIDQAFVFGVIAVLDYIYDGSTRC, from the exons ATGGCTGATAAACCAGGTGGTggaatgatgatgatgatgccAATAGTAAGCAAGGAGTATTGTTCGCCTGATGAGGTGGTTCGTGCGGTTCGGAGGCGGCCCAACGTGCCGAATGGCGGGGGATTCGTGGTGGCGGATTGCGGCCAACGGGTTGTTTTTAAAGTGGATGGATGTGGGATTCTTGGCAAGAAAGAAAAGATGATTCTTAAAGATGGGGAAGGAAATGATTTGCTACTTCTAAGGCGAAAG GGAGCAATAATCGAAGCACTAAGCATCACGAGACAATGGAAAGGCTTCACTCGCGACTTCTTGGGATCGCGCAAGCTTGTTTTCACCTTGAAAGAACCAAATTCGTGTTTTTCGAAGAACACTCCCATCAGGATCTCCGCTGAATCAACGGAGTTCAGCACTTACAGAAACCTTGAAATTATGGGTGATTTCCAAGAAAGATCTTGCACCATTGTCGGTTCCAAGGGAGATGTAATAGCACAG GTTGGAGTAAAGGAAGAGGTGGAGCAAGTGTTGTCAAGCAGGGATTTGTACCATGTAAGAATAAAGGCTGGAATTGATCAAGCCTTTGTTTTTGGAGTGATTGCGGTTCTTGATTACATATACGATGGATCCACCAGATGCTGA
- the LOC140984585 gene encoding uncharacterized protein, whose amino-acid sequence MAEDFEAAVEDGLRLSKRIYFGKDRAVAPPKQPTAMERASGCSYLPVSPMIYAVISDPAIVDNPDMPSYQPHVHGRCDPLALIPLQMSGVSLEVDSYLDTAFVTVTGSWRVHCVMGNRSCDCRIAVPMGEQGSILGVEVEVPRKSYSTQLIAIDNESDTVKVVKIEDGGFLKPHIFTLKIPQIDGGTNLSVKLRWSQKLLYHDGQFTLNIPFSFPEYVTPAGKKISKREKILLNVNSLGTQVLCKTTSHPLKERLRQAGKLGFLYDSEVLTWSRNDFVFTYAISSSHTFGGVLLSPPSLHDVDPREMFCCYLYPGVQQNEKVFRRVVVFVVDISGSMKGKLLDDTKNALFAALSNLNPGDLFNIIAFNGEMYLFSSSLESATTGAIEKATQWVNLNFVAGGGTNILLPLNQAIEMLSDSQNCIPIIFLITDGAVEDERHICDALKRQLTNQKNVCPRVSTFGIGDFCNHYFLSMLATIGRGQYDSAIDLGSIEVRMKGLFARTSSILFANISFENVDELDDLEVFPSRIPDLSTKSPLIVSGRYSGTFPEILKVKGILPDSTNFSLELKTQEAKEIPIDKIVAKQHIELLTAQAWYSESKELEEKVAKMSVQNAIFSEYTHMVLLETVKGKTSANSKNSKQISDKIDHKMTEDSKPQIITVLNNIGLGFGNIDATKENIPPGSSNTKLPEAAEFFIKATSNCCGKLCSHCCCLCCIQMCSRSQMNDQCAIVLTQLCGVLACLGCYACCEVCCVGHDS is encoded by the exons ATGGCCGAGGATTTCGAGGCCGCCGTTGAGGATGGTCTGCGCCTCTCCAAAAGGATATACTTTGGCAAGGACAGGGCGGTGGCGCCGCCCAAACAACCCACTGCCATGGAGAGGGCGTCGGGATGCTCCTACCTCCCTGTATCTCCCATGATTTATGCCGTGATCAGCGATCCCGCGATTGTTGATAATCCCGATATGCCGAGCTATCAGCCTCACGTGCACGGGAGGTGCGATCCCCTGGCTTTGATTCCGTTGCAGATGAGTGGGGTTTCGCTTGAGGTGGATTCTTATCTAGACACGGCTTTTGTGACGGTGACTGGCTCGTGGCGCGTCCATTGCGTTATGGGCAACCGCAGCTGTGATTGCCGCATCGCTGTCCCAATGGGCGAACAG GGTTCAATTCTAGGTGTTGAGGTTGAGGTACCAAGGAAATCATATAGTACTCAACTGATTGCAATAGACAATGAAAGTGATACAGTAAAGGTAGTTAAGATTGAAGATGGAGGCTTTTTGAAACCTCATATTTTTACTCTTAAAATCCCACAG ATAGATGGAGGAACCAATCTTTCGGTTAAACTTAGATGGTCCCAAAAATTGTTGTATCATGACGGCCAATTTACCTTGAACATTCCATTTAGCTTTCCCGAATATGTAACACCCGCTGGTAAGAAGATTTCTAAGCGTGAAAAGATACTGCTTAATGTTAATTCTTTGGGAACCCAAGTTTTGTGTAAAACTACGAGTCATCCGCTGAAG GAGCGGTTACGGCAAGCAGGAAAGTTGGGTTTCTTGTATGACTCTGAAGTTCTTACGTGGTCAAGAAACGACTTTGTGTTCACATATGCA ATATCTTCAAGCCATACTTTTGGTGGTGTGCTTTTGAGTCCTCCGTCATTGCACGATGTTGATCCTAGAGAAATGTTTTGCTGCTATCTATATCCCGGGGTGCAGCAGAATGAAAAG GTTTTCAGGAGAGTTGTGGTATTTGTTGTAGATATAAGTGGGAGCATGAAGGGAAAACTGCTTGATGATACAAAAAATGCACTCTTTGCTGCACTTTCAAATCTCAACCCTGGAGATTTGTTTAATATAATTGCTTTCAATGGTGAAATGTACCTATTTTCCTCATCTTTGGAGTCAGCTACCACAGGAGCTATTGAGAAAGCCACTCAGTGggttaatttaaattttgtggCTGGTGGAGGGACAAACATTTTGCTTCCTTTAAATCAG GCGATTGAGATGTTGTCAGATAGTCAAAATTGTATTCCTATCATTTTCCTCATAACAGATGGGGCTGTTGAAGATGAGAGACATATTTGTGATGCATTGAAAAGACAGTTAACAAATCAAAAAAATGTTTGCCCCCGAGTTTCCACATTCGGCATAG gTGATTTCTGTAATCATTACTTCCTTTCGATGCTTGCAACAATTGGTCGTGGGCAATATGATTCTGCTATTGACCTGG GTTCAATTGAGGTTCGAATGAAAGGACTATTTGCCAGAACCTCATCTATTTTGTTTGCAAATATTTCTTTTGAGAATGTTGATGAACTTGATGATCTTGAG GTGTTTCCTTCCCGAATTCCAGACCTTTCAACCAAAAGTCCCTTGATCGTGTCCGGCAGATACAGTGGAACATTTCCAGAGATCCTTAAAGTTAAAGGTATCCTACCTGATTCGACCAATTTCTCTCTAGAACTGAAGACACAAGAGGCAAAGGAGATACCTATTGACAAG ATAGTAGCCAAGCAACATATTGAACTCCTTACAGCTCAGGCCTGGTATTCAGAAAGTAAGGAGCTCGAGGAAAAG GTAGCAAAAATGAGTGTCCAAAATGCCATTTTTTCTGAGTATACTCACATGGTTTTGCTCGAGACAGTGAAAGGGAAAACAAGCGCAAATTCAAAGAATTCGAAACAG ATCTCCGACAAAATCGATCATAAAATGACTGAAGACTCCAAACCACAAATAATAACTGTTCTGAACAACATTGGACTGGGTTTTGGCAACATAGATGCTACGAAGGAGAACATACCTCCAGGATCTAGCAACACCAAACTCCCCGAAGCTGCAGAATTTTTTATCAAAGCAACTTCCAACTGCTGTGGAAAACTTTGCAGCCACTGCTGTTGCCTGTGCTGTATCCAAATGTGCTCCCGCTCCCAAATGAATGATCAATGTGCAATCGTGCTCACTCAGTTGTGCGGAGTCTTGGCATGTTTAGGTTGCTACGCATGCTGCGAGGTGTGCTGTGTCGGACATGACTCGTAA